The Candidatus Neomarinimicrobiota bacterium genome contains a region encoding:
- a CDS encoding NAD(P)H-hydrate dehydratase produces the protein MKILTSREARLVDDHTMTHLGVSGEALMGRAGLAVAEKAKKMLLEMGRNRVIIICGKGNNGGDGYAAALRLRDFNVDVSILSTVSEKEITGEARTYHDGCVQHKLPVQYKVDAGDADLSNHDLVIDALLGTGVKGEVRPEAAGWIDSINKLETPVLAIDIPSGISSDSGQILGTAVRSEATVTMGFLKQGLVMNPGASMSGELTVADIGYPEEAFQAVEIEKALIEESLAQTLLTKPPVDTYKHRQGKVLILAGSKGFTGAGCLASEGALRSGAGLVIAGVPESINAIYESKLTEVITAPIPDGGTGHYDSDSLDHLQVQLEWCDVVAIGPGIGTLPAVQQFARALFETVSRPFVIDADALKVFHGDLDAFRAMKAPFVITPHYGEASALFGVSKEEILIDPFSFVHESARKIGGVMVLKGAPTLISDGLSVMANKSGHQGLATGGSGDVLTGVIAGFLAQGISAYMAAQLGVFIHGRAADFLKDSHGYRGMIAGDLLKALPSVISAYEHG, from the coding sequence TGGGGAGGGCGGGTCTTGCCGTAGCCGAAAAGGCAAAGAAAATGTTGCTGGAGATGGGACGAAACCGTGTGATCATTATCTGCGGGAAAGGTAACAACGGCGGAGATGGATACGCAGCGGCTCTGAGGCTGAGGGATTTTAACGTGGACGTATCGATCCTTTCTACCGTATCCGAAAAAGAAATAACCGGGGAAGCCCGCACCTATCATGACGGGTGTGTACAGCACAAGCTACCCGTTCAGTACAAAGTGGACGCTGGTGATGCAGACCTTTCCAATCACGACCTCGTAATCGACGCTCTATTGGGGACAGGGGTTAAGGGTGAGGTCAGGCCGGAAGCCGCCGGTTGGATAGACAGTATCAACAAATTGGAAACCCCGGTTCTGGCCATCGACATTCCCTCTGGCATCTCTTCAGATAGCGGTCAGATTCTCGGAACCGCCGTCAGGTCAGAGGCTACTGTCACAATGGGATTTCTCAAACAGGGTCTCGTCATGAATCCCGGCGCTTCTATGTCAGGTGAGTTAACTGTGGCGGATATCGGATATCCTGAGGAAGCGTTCCAGGCGGTTGAGATCGAAAAGGCGTTGATAGAGGAGTCGCTCGCTCAGACACTGCTGACCAAGCCGCCTGTCGACACCTATAAACACCGGCAGGGAAAGGTTCTGATTCTTGCGGGATCAAAAGGATTCACGGGAGCTGGATGTCTTGCATCCGAAGGTGCCCTGAGATCCGGAGCCGGACTCGTCATCGCTGGCGTTCCCGAGTCCATCAATGCGATCTACGAATCGAAACTGACAGAAGTCATTACCGCCCCCATACCTGATGGCGGAACGGGACATTACGACTCCGATTCACTGGACCACCTGCAAGTCCAGCTCGAGTGGTGTGATGTTGTCGCCATCGGTCCGGGCATCGGGACACTACCCGCTGTCCAGCAGTTTGCCAGAGCGTTATTTGAAACGGTCTCACGCCCTTTTGTCATTGATGCCGATGCCCTGAAAGTATTCCATGGCGATCTGGATGCGTTCAGGGCGATGAAAGCCCCGTTCGTCATCACTCCCCACTATGGAGAAGCTTCCGCCCTTTTCGGTGTAAGCAAAGAGGAGATCCTGATTGATCCGTTCAGTTTTGTCCACGAGTCAGCCCGGAAGATCGGCGGGGTGATGGTGCTAAAGGGGGCGCCCACCCTGATCTCCGACGGTCTATCGGTTATGGCGAATAAGTCAGGTCATCAGGGACTTGCCACGGGAGGAAGCGGAGATGTTTTGACGGGAGTAATTGCTGGATTTCTTGCCCAGGGGATATCTGCATACATGGCCGCGCAGCTTGGTGTTTTCATTCACGGCAGGGCAGCCGATTTTCTCAAGGATTCCCACGGCTACAGGGGAATGATTGCAGGTGATCTACTCAAGGCACTGCCGTCCGTGATTTCAGCTTATGAGCACGGCTAA
- a CDS encoding VanZ family protein → MSTAKYRLLVLGYCIMILSASSIPIENITNLKLTGWDKLLHVLEYSILGWLLLHALLGGQWTVFSMAIAGGMLFGAFDETWQKFLVYRSASFLDWAADSAGVALGVVTGRVLMARREGP, encoded by the coding sequence ATGAGCACGGCTAAATACAGGCTGCTTGTTCTAGGTTACTGTATTATGATCCTTTCCGCTTCATCGATCCCAATAGAGAATATCACTAACCTGAAACTCACGGGATGGGATAAGCTTCTGCACGTTCTGGAATACTCAATCCTGGGATGGCTGCTACTACATGCTTTGCTTGGCGGACAGTGGACCGTTTTTTCTATGGCAATCGCAGGCGGCATGCTGTTCGGTGCATTTGATGAAACCTGGCAGAAGTTCCTGGTGTACAGATCGGCAAGCTTCCTTGACTGGGCTGCTGATTCAGCGGGTGTAGCCCTTGGCGTGGTCACAGGCCGGGTTTTGATGGCTCGACGGGAAGGACCCTGA
- the murA gene encoding UDP-N-acetylglucosamine 1-carboxyvinyltransferase codes for MDRLVVLGERQLSGSVEIGGAKNAVLPVIAATVLAPGRYRIKRVPDLRDTRTMMKLLSIIGAESTYENGEMEIDTANCRNPEAPYELVKTMRASFYVLGPLLSRFGHARVSLPGGCAWGPRPVDFHVSAMESLGAEISLDGGYVVAKAKRLKGNTISFDVPSVGATGNAVMAAVRAEGETVIKNAAREPEIVCLCEFLNKMGASISGMGTSKLSIEGVKELRSVDFEVIPDRIEAATMLIAGALAGKEITVIRVNPEHLGVVLDMLREAGNSVTVSGDSVTIKRENFTNPVSVRTAVYPGFPTDVQAQWMVLMTQADGTSAITDTIYHDRFTHVGELVRLGAKISLSGNTAKVTGRRKLLGAPVMSTDIRGSASLILAALVAKGRTEISRVYHIDRGYEGIEKKLKNLGAEIWREAE; via the coding sequence ATGGATAGACTCGTGGTATTGGGTGAGCGGCAGCTCAGTGGCAGCGTTGAGATTGGTGGGGCAAAAAATGCCGTTTTGCCGGTGATCGCAGCCACGGTGTTGGCCCCCGGCAGGTATCGAATCAAGCGTGTGCCCGATCTGCGTGATACGCGCACCATGATGAAACTGCTCAGCATCATTGGCGCTGAATCGACGTATGAGAATGGAGAGATGGAAATTGACACCGCGAACTGCCGCAATCCGGAAGCTCCGTATGAACTTGTAAAAACCATGAGAGCATCTTTCTATGTTCTCGGTCCCCTTCTTTCAAGATTCGGCCATGCAAGGGTCTCACTGCCGGGAGGATGTGCCTGGGGTCCCCGTCCGGTGGATTTTCACGTTTCCGCGATGGAGTCGTTGGGTGCGGAAATAAGTCTTGACGGGGGATACGTGGTGGCGAAGGCCAAACGGCTAAAAGGGAACACCATCTCTTTCGATGTCCCATCAGTGGGGGCAACAGGGAATGCAGTTATGGCTGCTGTGAGAGCAGAAGGGGAAACGGTTATCAAGAATGCAGCCAGGGAACCGGAAATCGTCTGTCTATGTGAATTTCTTAACAAGATGGGGGCGAGTATATCGGGGATGGGAACGTCCAAACTGAGCATTGAGGGAGTTAAAGAATTGCGGTCGGTTGATTTTGAGGTGATTCCTGACAGAATCGAGGCGGCCACCATGCTTATAGCAGGTGCTCTCGCAGGGAAGGAAATAACCGTGATCCGCGTGAATCCGGAACATCTAGGTGTGGTGCTGGACATGTTGAGGGAAGCGGGAAACAGCGTAACTGTTTCTGGCGATTCCGTGACCATTAAAAGGGAGAATTTCACCAACCCCGTGAGTGTCAGGACGGCGGTTTATCCCGGATTTCCCACCGATGTCCAAGCTCAGTGGATGGTCCTCATGACTCAGGCAGATGGAACGTCGGCGATCACAGATACGATTTACCACGACCGTTTTACTCACGTCGGTGAGCTTGTCCGTTTGGGGGCAAAGATTTCACTGAGTGGAAATACCGCGAAAGTGACGGGCCGAAGAAAGCTCCTCGGGGCTCCCGTCATGTCAACGGATATCCGCGGCAGTGCTTCGCTGATTCTGGCGGCATTGGTGGCAAAGGGAAGAACGGAGATATCCCGGGTCTATCACATAGACCGTGGATATGAAGGAATTGAGAAGAAGCTCAAGAACTTGGGGGCTGAAATCTGGCGTGAGGCGGAATAA
- a CDS encoding shikimate kinase, which yields MQKVVRNVYLVGMTGVGKTTVGKILSNNLKWAFVDVNETIEAIYGRSQKEIFDSFGEDSFRKMEMTVLQELSQGEHQVFACNCDAVLDERKLLTMKRTGITIWLDAPFQDILERIGEMEKPGFPGRDTSQTIQQMVKSREGYYKQADVHVATHESPPELTAQKILQLLRQIE from the coding sequence TTGCAAAAGGTAGTTAGAAACGTCTACTTGGTCGGAATGACCGGCGTTGGGAAAACGACCGTCGGGAAAATCCTATCCAATAATCTCAAGTGGGCTTTCGTAGATGTCAATGAGACCATAGAAGCGATCTACGGAAGGAGCCAGAAAGAGATCTTCGACAGTTTTGGAGAGGATTCATTTCGAAAAATGGAAATGACCGTGCTTCAGGAGTTGTCCCAGGGAGAACACCAAGTGTTTGCCTGTAACTGTGATGCAGTTCTCGATGAAAGAAAACTGCTCACCATGAAGCGGACGGGTATTACCATTTGGCTGGACGCTCCGTTCCAGGACATTTTGGAGAGAATTGGCGAGATGGAAAAACCAGGCTTCCCCGGACGTGACACCTCGCAAACCATCCAGCAAATGGTCAAATCCCGGGAAGGCTACTACAAGCAGGCGGATGTTCACGTCGCCACACACGAGAGTCCGCCCGAATTGACGGCGCAGAAAATCCTGCAACTACTCCGCCAAATTGAGTAG
- a CDS encoding GIY-YIG nuclease family protein: MYYVYVLKSQSARNWHYIGSCRDPSERMTSHNRGKVRSTKGYRPLELIHKETYPTRSQAYRREMFYKTAKGKAVLKERLLKLGVW; this comes from the coding sequence TTGTACTACGTATATGTTCTTAAGAGTCAGTCGGCACGGAACTGGCATTACATCGGCAGCTGCCGTGATCCGTCGGAACGCATGACGTCTCACAACAGAGGGAAAGTCCGTTCTACCAAGGGATATCGTCCCCTTGAGTTAATTCACAAGGAAACGTATCCCACTCGCAGCCAGGCATATCGCAGGGAAATGTTTTACAAAACGGCAAAGGGTAAGGCTGTCCTAAAAGAAAGACTGTTGAAGCTGGGTGTTTGGTGA
- the gltX gene encoding glutamate--tRNA ligase, with protein sequence MAAAPRVRFAPSPTGELHLGGARTALFNYLFARQSGGKFYLRIEDTDVKRSKRQYVDQMFDGLKWLNLDWDGPAVFQSGRSEFHLDTVQKLLTEGNAYRCFCTVEELKKEREKAARSGEGYGYSGKCRNLTVEKIQLRLNRADPFCFRIRIPEGEVAFHDRIYGLITVSNREIDDFIIQRTDGTPTYNMTVVVDDSDMKITHVVRGDDHLTNTPKQIVIYQLLGRSTPEFAHLPMILGPDKRRLSKRHGALGVHEFRKMGYLPNALLNYLALLGWNPDTEQEVFEPSELMETFRLEQIQKKAAVYDEKKLKWMNGQHMAGRSAADLWERIQDMAPEWRANVDKDYLLNVLDVQKKRLKTLLEIMENSDFFFVDPSVYDEKTARKRWKDRSTSELITSYAERLTQLEEWDQETLESELRQLAAERGVKSSSLIHAARLAMTGVPKGPSLFLLMEMLGSETCIRRLETALRKLPSSSHPRQEEPSAG encoded by the coding sequence ATGGCCGCAGCTCCTCGCGTCAGGTTCGCACCCAGTCCCACGGGAGAACTCCACCTGGGCGGTGCCAGAACCGCCCTTTTCAACTACCTTTTCGCACGTCAGAGTGGGGGGAAGTTTTACCTGAGAATCGAAGATACAGATGTCAAGCGATCAAAACGGCAATATGTTGATCAGATGTTCGACGGGCTGAAATGGCTGAATCTTGATTGGGATGGGCCGGCCGTCTTCCAGTCGGGGCGAAGTGAGTTTCATCTTGATACGGTTCAGAAGTTGTTGACTGAAGGGAACGCCTACCGATGTTTTTGTACCGTCGAGGAACTGAAGAAAGAGAGGGAAAAAGCGGCCAGGAGTGGCGAAGGGTATGGGTATTCCGGCAAATGTCGAAATCTAACGGTGGAAAAGATTCAACTTAGATTGAACCGTGCCGATCCTTTTTGCTTTCGAATAAGAATTCCTGAGGGGGAGGTTGCGTTTCATGATCGAATCTACGGGCTCATCACCGTGTCGAACAGGGAGATTGACGATTTCATCATTCAGCGCACCGATGGGACACCAACCTACAATATGACGGTTGTGGTGGATGACTCAGACATGAAAATCACTCATGTAGTACGTGGTGACGACCATCTCACCAACACTCCCAAACAGATAGTTATCTATCAACTATTGGGCAGGAGTACTCCGGAGTTTGCTCACCTCCCCATGATTCTGGGGCCGGACAAACGACGGCTCAGTAAGCGGCACGGAGCTCTTGGCGTGCACGAATTTCGCAAGATGGGCTATCTGCCCAATGCACTTTTGAATTATCTCGCCCTCCTGGGTTGGAATCCCGACACGGAACAGGAAGTGTTCGAGCCCAGTGAGTTGATGGAAACATTTCGCCTGGAACAGATTCAGAAAAAGGCAGCTGTGTATGACGAAAAGAAACTGAAGTGGATGAATGGCCAGCATATGGCAGGTCGTTCCGCAGCGGACTTGTGGGAAAGGATACAGGACATGGCACCGGAGTGGAGGGCGAACGTGGACAAGGATTATCTCCTGAATGTTTTAGATGTGCAGAAGAAGCGTCTCAAAACGCTTTTGGAAATAATGGAAAACTCAGATTTTTTCTTCGTAGATCCTTCCGTTTATGATGAGAAAACGGCCAGGAAACGCTGGAAAGACAGGTCAACAAGTGAGTTGATTACAAGCTATGCCGAGCGATTGACACAACTGGAAGAATGGGATCAAGAAACCCTTGAGTCCGAATTGCGGCAACTGGCTGCGGAAAGGGGCGTCAAGTCCAGCAGTCTTATTCATGCAGCGCGATTGGCGATGACCGGCGTTCCCAAAGGTCCGTCTCTCTTCTTACTCATGGAGATGTTGGGAAGTGAAACCTGTATCAGGAGGTTGGAGACGGCGTTGAGGAAGTTGCCCAGTTCTTCTCACCCGCGCCAGGAGGAACCGTCTGCCGGATGA
- a CDS encoding glutamine--tRNA ligase/YqeY domain fusion protein yields MKKQEQTAGNFIEQIIQDDLRTGKYDGQVHTRFPPEPNGYLHVGHAKSICLNFGLAEKYGGLCNLRFDDTNPTKEEAQYVKSIMEDIEWLGFDWGDRLYYASDYFGEMYDLAIRLIKLGKAYVDDLSAREIREYRGTLTQPGRDSPFRNRTAEENLDLFESMRGGEFKDGTRVLRARIDMASPNLNMRDPVMYRILHASHHRTGDEWCIYPTYDWAHGLEDSIERITHSLCTLEFEDHRPLYDWFLEQLDVYRPQQIEFARLNLSYTVMSKRRLLELVDGGAVKGWDDPRMPTISGLRRRGFTPESIRRFAEKVGVAKREATADISLLEHCLREDLNKRAPRTMVVLDPLKVVVDNYPEGKVEKLEAVNNPEDPGMGTRTIPFSRVIYVDRDDFREDPPKKFFRLAPGREVRLRYAYFITCVDVIKNRETGEVEELRCTYDPESRGGSSPDGRRVKGTLHWVSADHALKGELRLYDRLFSIPNPSGEKKGGDFRRHLNDSSLKTLTRCRLEPALIHAKPGNHYQFERLGYYYADPVESSQGMPVFSRTVPLRDTWVKIEKARLSTTENCD; encoded by the coding sequence ATGAAAAAACAAGAGCAAACGGCAGGGAACTTCATTGAGCAGATCATTCAAGACGATTTGAGGACGGGGAAGTACGACGGACAAGTTCACACTCGGTTTCCCCCTGAGCCGAACGGATATTTGCATGTTGGACATGCCAAGTCAATATGTCTGAATTTCGGCCTTGCGGAGAAGTACGGAGGTTTGTGCAATTTGCGTTTTGATGACACCAATCCCACCAAGGAAGAGGCCCAGTACGTCAAGTCCATTATGGAAGACATTGAGTGGCTCGGATTCGATTGGGGAGATAGGCTTTATTATGCATCCGATTACTTCGGAGAGATGTATGACCTGGCAATACGGTTGATCAAGTTGGGCAAGGCTTACGTTGACGACTTGAGCGCGCGTGAAATCAGGGAATACCGTGGGACGTTGACGCAACCGGGCAGGGACAGTCCATTCCGGAATCGTACTGCCGAGGAAAATCTTGATCTGTTCGAGAGCATGCGAGGAGGAGAGTTCAAGGATGGTACCCGTGTCCTCCGGGCAAGAATTGATATGGCATCCCCGAACTTGAACATGCGTGATCCGGTCATGTATCGAATTCTACATGCTTCGCACCACCGCACGGGGGATGAATGGTGCATATACCCTACCTATGACTGGGCCCACGGACTCGAAGATTCGATTGAGCGTATTACCCATTCCCTTTGCACTCTTGAATTCGAGGACCACCGTCCACTATACGACTGGTTTCTAGAACAACTGGATGTCTACCGTCCTCAGCAGATTGAGTTTGCCCGCCTGAACTTGAGCTACACCGTAATGAGTAAGCGGAGGCTGCTTGAATTAGTGGATGGCGGGGCCGTCAAGGGATGGGACGATCCTCGCATGCCGACCATATCGGGACTGCGCAGAAGGGGATTCACTCCGGAATCGATACGGAGATTTGCCGAGAAAGTTGGCGTGGCAAAGAGGGAGGCAACGGCGGACATAAGCCTTCTTGAGCACTGTCTACGCGAAGACCTGAACAAACGGGCCCCAAGAACCATGGTGGTCTTGGATCCCCTCAAAGTAGTCGTGGACAACTATCCCGAAGGCAAGGTTGAGAAATTGGAGGCGGTAAATAATCCTGAGGATCCCGGCATGGGCACCAGGACAATTCCTTTTTCCAGAGTAATCTATGTTGACCGGGACGATTTCCGGGAGGATCCCCCGAAAAAATTTTTCCGTCTTGCGCCGGGTCGGGAAGTCCGGCTGCGCTATGCTTATTTCATTACCTGCGTGGATGTGATCAAGAACAGGGAAACGGGTGAAGTAGAGGAACTGCGCTGCACATATGATCCAGAGTCCCGGGGAGGGTCCTCCCCTGATGGGAGAAGAGTGAAGGGGACACTTCACTGGGTATCAGCGGATCATGCTCTCAAGGGAGAATTGCGTCTTTATGATAGACTTTTCTCAATACCCAATCCCTCCGGGGAAAAGAAGGGGGGAGATTTCAGACGCCATCTCAACGATTCCTCCCTGAAGACCCTCACCCGATGCCGTTTGGAGCCGGCACTCATCCACGCAAAACCGGGGAATCATTATCAATTTGAGAGACTGGGTTACTACTATGCGGACCCGGTGGAATCTTCGCAGGGAATGCCGGTTTTTAGCAGGACGGTCCCCTTGCGGGATACCTGGGTGAAGATAGAAAAAGCTAGGCTCTCAACCACTGAAAATTGCGATTGA